One Gadus chalcogrammus isolate NIFS_2021 chromosome 4, NIFS_Gcha_1.0, whole genome shotgun sequence DNA segment encodes these proteins:
- the LOC130380918 gene encoding uncharacterized protein LOC130380918 codes for MAQTFAFRRQEIVDKKTSLLTIIERWPALFDIQEVNAEFLRVSTIPLEARFMQKLDEKCSELIQIVRKKGGAIREKTNLLPTVQEDTDIATKREIALKCLILNMGEAVEDLIKDFLVSEKEEADMVLQQESIAIFVIRDAQALPQDIGIILEGQQVLSELPSVANAVAILMGLLYALNLEYPKTLKLTFEYIQKVLMELDPKGMTNKVRRLYDQLYNRA; via the exons ATGGCTCAGACGTTCGCCTTTCGGAGGCAAGAAATTGTAGACAAGAAAACATCTTTGCTCACTATCATTGAGAGATGGCCAGCACTTTTCGACATTCAGGAG GTGAATGCAGAGTTCCTGAGAGTGAGTACCATACCACTTGAAGCAAGATTCATGCAGAAGCTTGACGAGAAGTGCAGTGAACTGATACAGATCGTCAGAAAAAAGGGGGGAGCCATTCGGGAGAAGACAAACCTGCTGCCAACAGTACAAGAG GATACTGACATCGCTACAAAGAGGGAGATTGCACTCAAATGTCTCATTCTTAACATGGGAGAAGCAGTGGAGGACCTCATCAAAGATTTCCTG GTGTCGGAGAAGGAAGAAGCTGACATGGTTCTTCAGCAGGAAAGCATTGCAATCTTTGTCATCAGAGATGCACAAGCCTTACCTCAAGACATTGGCATCATACTTGAGGGACAACAGGTTCTGAGCGAGTTGCCTTCAGTGGCAAATGCTGTTGCCATTCTCATGGGCCTCCTTTATGCTCTCAATCTGGAATATCCCAAGACTTTGAAACTGACATTCGAATATATACAGAAAGTCCTCATGGAGCTGGACCCGAAAGGCATGACCAACAAAGTCAGGAGACTGTATGACCAGCTCTACAATAGAGCTTAG